From a single Haloarcula sp. DT43 genomic region:
- a CDS encoding GMC family oxidoreductase, translated as MDREPSDRADVCVVGAGPAGALVASRLASEGQRVVVLEAGPRFDRERRDEQMEAAIRPGDHGSVWGMGGDRDAFSASGEQYYPLNVARVKGVGGSTLHWQGMVMRLHPSDFDGSHDTDDPAWPIGYDDLRPYYADAERALGVAGDADNPFAPPRDGAYPLPGFPPSYSDSLFAEACERLGITMHSVPNARNSEPYDGRGPCVGYGTCQPVCPSGAKYDASVHIEDAEAEGARVLDRVPVQRLETDSGGRVEAAVYATPDGTEHRQTAREFVVAAGGVETPRLLLLSATENHPEGLANGSGLVGHYFMDHLFAGAGGTLDRETRQNHVGFLTSECHQFYDDPGQAVERVADGETLVAAADGALSPLKLEFLNYAGPSPVELALSGEEWGDTLLSSLRDAYGNSIAMGGLVGQPPRKGNRVTLDASTTDDHGNPVPDVQWSWGDRLERSLSRANEIQHAILDELGVDVSWTVGPENTGPAYHHMGTTRMGTDPEESVVNPQLRTHDVANLAIASSSVFVTAGSMNPTLTIAALALKCADHVSERL; from the coding sequence ATGGACCGGGAGCCGTCCGACCGGGCGGACGTGTGCGTCGTCGGTGCCGGCCCGGCAGGCGCACTCGTCGCGAGCCGACTCGCCAGCGAGGGGCAGCGCGTGGTCGTGCTGGAGGCCGGGCCGCGGTTCGACAGGGAGCGGCGCGACGAGCAGATGGAGGCGGCGATTCGCCCCGGCGACCACGGCTCCGTCTGGGGGATGGGCGGCGACCGCGACGCCTTCAGCGCGAGCGGCGAGCAGTACTACCCGCTGAACGTCGCCCGGGTGAAAGGCGTCGGCGGGTCGACGCTGCACTGGCAGGGGATGGTGATGCGGCTGCACCCGTCGGATTTCGACGGGAGCCACGACACCGACGACCCCGCGTGGCCCATCGGTTACGACGACCTGCGGCCGTACTACGCCGACGCCGAGCGGGCGCTGGGGGTCGCCGGCGACGCGGACAACCCCTTCGCGCCGCCGCGGGACGGCGCGTATCCTCTGCCCGGATTCCCGCCGTCGTACAGCGACTCGCTGTTCGCCGAGGCCTGCGAGCGGCTGGGCATCACGATGCACTCCGTCCCCAACGCCCGCAATTCAGAGCCCTACGACGGCCGGGGGCCCTGCGTCGGCTACGGGACCTGCCAGCCGGTCTGTCCCTCGGGGGCGAAATACGACGCAAGCGTCCACATCGAGGACGCCGAAGCCGAGGGGGCCAGAGTCCTCGACCGCGTGCCGGTCCAGCGCCTGGAAACCGACAGCGGCGGCCGCGTCGAGGCGGCCGTGTACGCGACGCCAGACGGGACCGAACACCGCCAGACGGCCCGCGAGTTCGTCGTCGCGGCGGGCGGCGTCGAGACGCCGCGGCTCCTCCTGCTGTCGGCGACCGAGAACCATCCCGAGGGGCTGGCGAACGGGTCCGGGCTGGTCGGCCACTACTTCATGGACCACCTGTTTGCCGGGGCCGGCGGCACGCTCGACCGCGAGACGCGCCAGAACCACGTCGGCTTCCTCACGAGCGAGTGCCACCAGTTCTACGACGACCCCGGTCAGGCGGTCGAGCGGGTCGCGGACGGCGAGACGCTGGTCGCGGCCGCCGACGGGGCGCTGTCGCCGCTGAAACTGGAGTTCCTGAACTACGCCGGCCCGTCGCCGGTCGAACTCGCCCTCTCCGGCGAGGAGTGGGGCGACACCCTGCTGTCGAGCCTCCGGGACGCCTACGGCAACAGCATCGCCATGGGCGGGCTGGTCGGCCAGCCGCCGCGGAAGGGGAACCGCGTGACGCTGGACGCCTCGACGACGGACGACCACGGGAACCCGGTGCCGGACGTCCAGTGGTCGTGGGGCGACCGGCTGGAGCGGTCGCTCTCGCGGGCGAACGAGATTCAGCACGCGATTCTGGACGAGCTCGGCGTCGACGTCTCCTGGACGGTCGGGCCGGAAAACACCGGCCCGGCGTACCACCACATGGGGACGACGCGGATGGGGACAGACCCCGAAGAGAGCGTCGTGAACCCACAGCTACGGACCCACGACGTGGCGAACCTCGCTATCGCGTCCTCGTCGGTGTTCGTCACCGCCGGGTCGATGAACCCGACGCTGACCATCGCCGCGCTCGCGCTGAAGTGCGCCGACCACGTGTCCGAGCGGCTCTAG
- a CDS encoding twin-arginine translocase TatA/TatE family subunit, translating to MPGTTEMMVILLIAVLLFGANKIPKLARSTGEAMGEFQKGREEVEQELEEMRDGGASEGSDAVDTTEATETTKETET from the coding sequence ATGCCCGGGACGACGGAGATGATGGTCATCCTCCTCATCGCCGTCCTGCTGTTCGGGGCGAACAAGATTCCGAAACTGGCGCGGTCGACCGGCGAAGCCATGGGCGAGTTCCAGAAGGGGCGCGAGGAAGTCGAGCAGGAACTCGAAGAGATGCGCGATGGCGGTGCTTCCGAGGGGAGCGACGCCGTCGACACGACCGAGGCAACCGAGACGACGAAAGAGACCGAGACGTAA
- a CDS encoding peroxiredoxin: MVSVGDVAPDFTAPIANGDIDEVTLSEAVADGPVVLAFFPGAFTSVCSHEMNTFQDRLDELTEAGATLYGVSIDTPFSQNAFRDELGLEFDLVSDSGREIVDAYDISMDFEALGVPNVAKRAVFVVDEDLEVTYAWVSDDPGVEPDYDEVIDAAT, translated from the coding sequence ATGGTATCAGTCGGCGACGTTGCGCCCGATTTCACGGCACCGATAGCAAACGGCGACATCGACGAGGTAACGTTGTCCGAGGCCGTCGCGGACGGCCCCGTCGTCCTCGCGTTCTTCCCGGGGGCGTTCACCAGCGTCTGCAGCCACGAGATGAACACGTTCCAGGACCGACTGGACGAACTCACCGAGGCGGGGGCAACGCTGTACGGCGTCAGCATCGACACGCCGTTCTCACAGAACGCGTTCCGCGACGAACTGGGGCTGGAGTTCGACCTCGTCAGTGACTCCGGACGCGAGATAGTCGACGCCTACGACATCTCGATGGACTTCGAGGCCCTCGGCGTCCCGAACGTCGCCAAGCGGGCCGTCTTCGTCGTCGACGAGGACCTGGAAGTCACGTACGCCTGGGTCAGCGACGACCCCGGCGTCGAACCGGACTACGACGAGGTCATCGACGCCGCCACCTGA
- a CDS encoding HD domain-containing protein, with protein sequence MSVDRDDTSGRIYDPEADHAFPDGRLNAVLDTVTTDEEIQAYLDAQNINPVARKRYNDHGAKHIDIVRNRALCLYDLLKQGGVEFNGAADHGLDEADEAVIIALATTLHDIGHVVHRDSHPYYSIPLAADILDDVLPEFYDVRRAVQVKGEVLHAILCHHTEETPLTLEAGVVRVADALDMERGRSRIPYKRGGRGIDTVSSQAIETVTLTTGEDYPVLVEIAMNNAAGVYQVDNLLKAKLRDSGLEEHVRIVALNTREDGNQIVERIEL encoded by the coding sequence ATGAGCGTCGACAGAGACGACACCAGCGGCCGTATCTACGACCCCGAGGCGGACCACGCGTTCCCTGACGGACGGCTGAACGCCGTTCTCGACACCGTCACGACCGACGAGGAGATTCAGGCGTACCTCGACGCACAGAACATCAATCCCGTCGCCCGCAAGCGGTACAACGACCACGGCGCGAAACACATCGACATCGTCCGGAACCGGGCGCTGTGCCTGTACGACCTCCTCAAGCAGGGGGGCGTCGAGTTCAACGGCGCGGCCGACCACGGCCTCGACGAGGCGGACGAGGCCGTCATCATCGCGCTGGCGACGACGCTACACGACATCGGGCACGTCGTCCACCGCGATTCGCACCCGTACTACTCGATTCCGCTGGCGGCCGACATCCTCGACGACGTCCTGCCGGAGTTCTACGATGTCCGCCGGGCGGTCCAGGTAAAGGGGGAGGTGCTCCACGCGATTCTCTGTCACCACACCGAGGAGACGCCCCTGACCCTGGAGGCCGGCGTCGTTCGCGTCGCCGACGCCCTGGACATGGAGCGTGGCCGCTCCCGGATTCCGTACAAGCGCGGCGGCCGCGGCATCGACACCGTCTCCAGCCAGGCCATCGAGACGGTGACGCTGACCACGGGCGAGGACTACCCCGTCCTCGTCGAGATTGCGATGAACAACGCGGCCGGCGTCTATCAGGTCGACAATCTCCTGAAGGCCAAGCTCAGGGACTCGGGCCTGGAGGAACACGTCCGCATCGTCGCGCTCAACACCCGGGAGGACGGCAACCAGATAGTCGAGCGAATCGAACTCTGA
- a CDS encoding alanyl-tRNA editing protein, translating to MTGRAAAEPTVTTFTSTVDRVEATDVVLSETYFYAEGGGQPADRGTLGGVEVVDVRHRDGEIVHELAEPPTFEPGESVEGSVDAAFRTYCMRAHTASHVLYGAGRRVLADLGYGGFDISATVPDEDGDDDFGPAVGGKVRVDFETTTEIDDGTLAELERLTNRAVWESYDVTWEQIPRDEALGRDDIAFNTKTEEGIEGETVRVVTIEDWDVAACGGTHVGNTREIGPVAVLSRSNPGEGLTRVEFAVGPRAIRQRATEHEQSRRAARALDTNVAELPDAVTALQSERDDLRDTVATLRERLVDARVADLRDDAVEADGQRWLVGTVTGLDANGLADRAERAVGDAVDVAALVADDGQYVGVATTGDVDAGEVVDRVTAEFGGGGGGRPTVAQGGGLDADGGDVVAFIRDTAADGGD from the coding sequence ATGACGGGAAGAGCTGCGGCCGAGCCCACTGTGACGACGTTCACGTCGACCGTTGACCGTGTTGAGGCAACCGACGTCGTGCTCTCGGAGACGTACTTTTACGCCGAGGGCGGCGGCCAGCCGGCCGACCGGGGCACACTCGGCGGCGTCGAAGTCGTCGACGTGCGACACCGGGACGGGGAAATCGTCCACGAACTGGCCGAACCGCCGACTTTCGAGCCGGGCGAGTCGGTCGAAGGCTCCGTCGACGCGGCGTTTCGGACCTACTGCATGCGCGCCCACACGGCCAGTCACGTCCTCTACGGCGCTGGCCGCCGGGTGTTAGCGGACCTCGGCTACGGCGGCTTCGACATCAGCGCGACAGTCCCGGACGAGGACGGCGACGACGACTTCGGCCCCGCTGTCGGCGGAAAAGTGCGAGTGGACTTCGAGACGACCACCGAAATCGACGACGGGACGCTCGCGGAACTCGAACGGCTGACCAACCGCGCTGTCTGGGAGTCCTACGACGTGACCTGGGAGCAAATCCCACGCGACGAGGCGCTGGGCCGCGACGACATCGCGTTCAACACCAAGACAGAGGAGGGAATCGAGGGCGAGACGGTCCGGGTCGTCACCATCGAGGACTGGGACGTGGCGGCCTGCGGCGGGACACACGTCGGGAACACGCGCGAAATCGGGCCGGTGGCGGTGCTTTCGCGGTCGAACCCCGGCGAGGGGCTGACCCGCGTCGAGTTCGCCGTCGGCCCGCGGGCGATTCGCCAGCGGGCGACCGAACACGAGCAGTCCAGGCGGGCCGCACGAGCGCTGGATACGAACGTCGCAGAACTCCCGGACGCTGTGACGGCCCTGCAGTCAGAGCGCGACGACCTCCGGGACACCGTGGCGACGCTCCGGGAGCGCCTCGTCGACGCCCGCGTCGCTGACCTGCGGGACGACGCCGTCGAGGCGGACGGACAGCGGTGGCTCGTCGGCACCGTCACCGGACTCGACGCGAACGGGCTGGCCGACCGGGCCGAGCGCGCCGTCGGCGACGCCGTCGACGTGGCCGCGCTGGTGGCCGACGACGGGCAGTACGTGGGCGTTGCGACGACCGGCGACGTCGACGCCGGCGAGGTGGTCGACCGCGTGACCGCGGAGTTCGGCGGCGGTGGCGGCGGACGGCCGACCGTCGCACAGGGCGGCGGACTCGACGCCGACGGTGGCGACGTCGTCGCGTTCATCCGTGACACGGCGGCCGACGGCGGCGACTGA
- a CDS encoding DMT family transporter, producing the protein MRFRNAVLFVALAIAWGSAFTAIKAGLEYFPPILFAAFRYDLAGLVMLGYAVYATDQWVPRSRADWVVVGIGGSLLIAAYHSFLFVGEQGTTSAAAAIVVSLSPILTTGFARAFLPDERLTALGTVGLLVGFVGVGVLSDPDPGNLLDPRTVSLFLVFLAAASFALGSVLTRRFDDDLEIETMEAWSMLLGAALMHGVSLGASESVADVQWTAEAVVALLYLVVVASALGFLIYFDLLERLGPIEINLVSYAAPVVAAATGLLFLGETPTVYTGVGFACILVGFGLLKRDALRNELARFGGTPGRGD; encoded by the coding sequence ATGCGGTTCCGCAACGCCGTCCTCTTCGTCGCGCTCGCTATCGCCTGGGGGAGCGCTTTCACCGCCATCAAGGCCGGGCTGGAGTACTTCCCGCCGATACTGTTCGCGGCGTTTCGGTACGACCTCGCCGGACTGGTGATGCTCGGCTACGCGGTGTACGCCACCGACCAGTGGGTGCCCCGGAGTCGCGCCGACTGGGTCGTCGTGGGTATCGGCGGCTCGCTGCTGATTGCGGCGTACCACAGCTTCCTGTTCGTCGGCGAGCAGGGGACCACGAGCGCCGCCGCCGCTATCGTCGTCAGCCTCTCGCCGATTCTCACGACCGGGTTCGCGCGGGCGTTCCTCCCGGACGAGCGGCTCACGGCGCTTGGCACCGTCGGCCTGCTCGTCGGCTTCGTCGGCGTCGGCGTCCTCAGCGACCCCGACCCGGGGAACCTCCTCGACCCACGGACCGTGTCGCTGTTTCTGGTATTTCTCGCGGCCGCGTCATTCGCCCTCGGGAGCGTGCTGACCCGCCGGTTCGACGACGACCTGGAAATCGAGACGATGGAGGCGTGGTCGATGCTGCTCGGTGCGGCGCTCATGCACGGCGTGAGCCTCGGTGCCTCCGAGTCGGTCGCCGACGTCCAGTGGACCGCCGAGGCCGTGGTGGCCCTGCTGTATCTGGTCGTCGTGGCCAGCGCGCTGGGCTTTCTCATCTACTTCGACCTGCTGGAGCGGCTCGGCCCCATCGAAATCAACCTCGTCTCCTACGCCGCGCCGGTCGTCGCCGCCGCCACCGGACTGCTGTTCCTCGGCGAGACGCCGACGGTCTACACGGGCGTCGGGTTCGCCTGTATCCTCGTCGGGTTCGGGCTGTTGAAGCGGGACGCGCTGCGGAACGAACTCGCGCGGTTCGGCGGGACGCCGGGGCGGGGGGACTGA
- the surE gene encoding 5'/3'-nucleotidase SurE: protein MDEPTILLTNDDGIESAGLRALYDGLSTVGDVTAVAPAEDQSAVGRAISHEVTVHEHDIGYAVEGTPSDCVVAGLEALVTDADLVVAGCNRGANLGAYVLGRSGTVSAAVEATFFDVPAMAVSMYIPVREDAAFADIEANGDSYGEAVKATTYLADHAVGAGVFEQCDYLNVNAPVAEWGDAEMAVTRPSRVYEMDAVREGDAVTLHDRIWEHMAEGDIPDPEGTDRRAVVDGKVSVSPLTAPHTTEHHEALDAIAETYEPDDDGEATD from the coding sequence ATGGACGAGCCGACGATTCTGCTGACGAACGACGACGGCATCGAGAGCGCCGGTCTGCGCGCGCTGTACGACGGGCTCTCGACGGTCGGCGACGTGACCGCGGTCGCCCCGGCGGAGGACCAGAGCGCGGTCGGCCGGGCCATCTCGCACGAAGTGACCGTCCACGAGCACGACATCGGCTACGCCGTCGAGGGGACCCCCTCGGACTGCGTCGTGGCGGGGCTCGAAGCGCTCGTCACCGACGCCGACCTCGTCGTCGCGGGCTGTAACCGCGGGGCGAACCTCGGCGCGTACGTCCTCGGCCGCTCGGGCACCGTCAGCGCCGCCGTCGAGGCCACCTTCTTCGACGTGCCTGCGATGGCCGTCTCGATGTACATCCCGGTCCGCGAGGACGCCGCCTTCGCCGACATCGAGGCCAACGGCGACAGCTACGGCGAGGCCGTCAAGGCGACGACCTACCTGGCCGACCACGCCGTCGGTGCCGGCGTGTTCGAGCAGTGTGACTACCTGAACGTCAACGCCCCCGTCGCCGAGTGGGGCGACGCGGAGATGGCCGTCACGCGACCGTCCCGGGTCTACGAGATGGACGCGGTCAGGGAGGGCGACGCAGTGACCCTCCACGACCGCATCTGGGAACACATGGCCGAGGGCGACATCCCCGACCCCGAGGGGACCGACCGCCGCGCCGTCGTCGACGGGAAGGTCAGCGTCTCGCCGCTGACCGCCCCGCACACGACGGAACATCACGAGGCACTCGACGCCATCGCGGAGACATACGAGCCGGACGACGACGGCGAGGCGACCGACTGA
- a CDS encoding small ribosomal subunit Rsm22 family protein, whose amino-acid sequence MNQDTRRQIRENAQYLRNVRPLDPEELQEYVEGQPHPAVVRQVLREEAFDLGLVEREDGTFVPAPEKRLSVDFHGVERFPDRYEQAVLDLLTEWGGLEWDSGESGDQLRERIRDIKERYLRGQAVEYDELTALGYAVYHLPDYYAVAKYVLAALAADGLLPSQLRVLDVGAGVGGPALALRDLLPDDALLDYHAVEPSAAADVLEHLLEDSGGNVRWEIHRETAEAFDPASPFGGDGSGGTGDGDGDTGYDLVVFSNVLSELDDAAATLYRYVEALADDGTLLALAPADRNTAIQLRTVEREVADGGPATVYAPTVRLWPHQSPDGESWSFDRKPDIAVPTMQKRLDDAGGGTGEFVNTDVQFAYSVLRTDGKRKHDVTPDRGIHAPMADAENYVTDRVNFLGVKLSHDLAEREGANPLFLLGDGSQKVDHFAVLTEPSILNEDLRTADYGDLLSFENALVLWNDDEEAYNVVVDGETVVDRAR is encoded by the coding sequence ATGAACCAGGACACACGCCGGCAGATACGCGAGAACGCCCAGTACCTCCGGAACGTCCGGCCGCTGGACCCCGAGGAGCTACAGGAGTACGTCGAGGGCCAGCCCCACCCCGCCGTCGTGCGGCAGGTGCTCCGCGAGGAGGCGTTCGACCTCGGACTCGTCGAGCGCGAGGACGGGACCTTCGTCCCGGCCCCCGAGAAACGGCTTTCGGTTGACTTCCACGGCGTCGAGCGGTTCCCCGACCGCTACGAGCAGGCGGTGCTGGACCTGCTGACGGAGTGGGGCGGGCTGGAGTGGGACAGCGGCGAGAGCGGCGACCAACTCCGCGAGCGCATCCGCGACATCAAGGAGCGGTATCTCCGCGGGCAGGCCGTCGAGTACGACGAACTGACGGCGCTTGGCTACGCGGTGTATCACCTGCCGGACTACTACGCCGTGGCGAAGTACGTCCTCGCGGCCCTCGCCGCGGACGGCCTGCTCCCCTCGCAGCTCCGGGTGCTGGACGTGGGGGCCGGCGTCGGCGGCCCGGCGCTGGCCCTGCGGGACCTGCTCCCCGACGACGCCCTGCTCGACTACCACGCTGTCGAACCCAGCGCCGCCGCGGACGTGCTAGAGCACCTCCTGGAAGACAGCGGCGGGAACGTCCGCTGGGAGATTCACCGGGAGACGGCGGAGGCGTTCGACCCGGCGTCGCCGTTCGGAGGCGACGGCAGTGGTGGGACTGGGGACGGGGATGGCGACACCGGGTACGACCTCGTCGTCTTCTCGAACGTCCTCAGCGAACTCGACGACGCGGCGGCGACGCTCTACCGGTACGTCGAGGCGCTCGCCGACGACGGGACGCTACTGGCGCTGGCCCCGGCCGACCGCAACACGGCGATACAGCTCCGAACGGTCGAGCGCGAGGTGGCCGACGGCGGCCCGGCGACGGTGTACGCGCCGACGGTGCGGCTCTGGCCACACCAATCGCCCGACGGCGAGTCGTGGTCCTTCGACCGCAAGCCGGACATCGCGGTCCCGACGATGCAAAAGCGCCTCGACGACGCCGGTGGCGGCACGGGCGAGTTCGTCAACACGGACGTACAGTTCGCCTACAGCGTCCTGCGCACCGACGGGAAGCGAAAGCACGACGTGACGCCGGACCGGGGCATCCACGCGCCGATGGCCGACGCCGAGAACTACGTCACCGACCGGGTGAACTTCCTCGGGGTCAAACTCAGCCACGACCTCGCCGAGCGGGAGGGCGCGAACCCGCTGTTCCTGCTTGGCGACGGGAGCCAGAAAGTCGACCACTTCGCCGTCCTCACGGAGCCGTCGATACTGAACGAGGACCTCCGGACGGCCGACTACGGCGACCTGCTGTCCTTCGAGAACGCCCTGGTGCTCTGGAACGACGACGAGGAGGCCTACAACGTCGTCGTTGACGGCGAGACGGTCGTCGACCGGGCCCGGTAG